A genome region from Sceloporus undulatus isolate JIND9_A2432 ecotype Alabama chromosome 1, SceUnd_v1.1, whole genome shotgun sequence includes the following:
- the NEUROD1 gene encoding neurogenic differentiation factor 1: protein MTKSFSESGLMGDPRPEGAPVWAQEQREAVPSERKAEAGEGEALRTGEEEEEEEEEEEELEELEEEEEEEEEEEEEEEAAEEEEGEGGEEAKPKRRGPKKKKMTKARLERFKLRRMKANARERNRMHGLNAALDNLRKVVPCYSKTQKLSKIETLRLAKNYIWALSEILRSGKSPDLLSFVQSLCKGLSQPTTNLVAGCLQLNPRTFLPEQSPDLPPHLQPPASASASSSSSCFPAMAAPYGAYQSPGLPSPPYGTMDGSHLFHLKGPHPYGAAAAAAAAAAAALEPFFEGALVAAECASSPAFDGPLSPPLSINGNFSFKHEAPAAAGPEFEKGAAYAAFAMHYPPGAPSHGGLFSCAASRCEVPLESLLPAAYEGQGHPHHERLLGAQLNAIFHD, encoded by the coding sequence ATGACCAAGTCCTTCAGCGAGAGCGGCCTGATGGGGGACCCCCGGCCCGAGGGCGCCCCCGTCTGGGCCCAGGAGCAGCGGGAGGCGGTCCCCTCGGAGAGGAAAGCCGAGGCCGGCGAGGGGGAGGCGCTGAGGACCggcgaggaagaagaagaggaggaggaggaggaggaagagctggaggagctggaagaggaggaggaagaggaggaagaggaagaggaggaggaggaggcggccgaggaggaggagggggagggaggcgaGGAGGCCAAGCCCAAGCGGCGGGGccccaagaagaagaagatgaccaAGGCGCGGCTGGAGCGCTTCAAGCTGCGGCGGATGAAGGCCAACGCGCGGGAGCGGAACCGCATGCACGGCCTGAACGCCGCCCTGGACAACCTGCGCAAAGTGGTGCCCTGCTACTCCAAGACCCAGAAGCTCTCCAAGATCGAGACCCTGCGCCTGGCCAAGAACTACATCTGGGCCCTGTCCGAGATCCTCCGCTCGGGCAAGAGCCCCGACCTGCTCTCCTTCGTCCAGAGCCTCTGCAAGGGTCTTTCTCAGCCCACCACCAACCTGGTGGCCGGCTGCCTCCAGCTCAACCCCCGCACCTTCCTCCCCGAGCAGAGCCCCGACCTCCCGCCTCACCTCCAGCctcccgcctccgcctccgcctcctcttcctcctcctgcttccccgCGATGGCCGCCCCCTACGGCGCCTACCAGTCCCCGGGGCTGCCCAGCCCGCCCTACGGCACCATGGACGGCTCCCACCTCTTCCACCTCAAGGGCCCCCATCCCTACGGAGCAGCCGCCGccgcagcagcagccgccgcagCCGCGCTGGAGCCTTTCTTCGAGGGCGCCTTGGTGGCGGCGGAGTGTGCCTCCAGCCCGGCCTTCGACGGGCCCCTCAGCCCCCCGCTCAGCATCAACGGGAACTTCTCCTTCAAGCACGAAGCCCCCGCCGCCGCCGGCCCCGAGTTCGAGAAAGGCGCCGCCTACGCCGCCTTCGCCATGCACTACCCGCCAGGAGCCCCAAGCCACGGCGGGCTCTTCTCTTGCGCGGCCTCCCGCTGCGAGGTCCCCCTGGAGAGCCTCCTGCCCGCCGCCTACGAGGGCCAGGGACACCCCCACCACGAGAGGCTGCTCGGGGCCCAGCTCAACGCCATCTTCCACGactga